In a genomic window of Pelecanus crispus isolate bPelCri1 chromosome 1, bPelCri1.pri, whole genome shotgun sequence:
- the LOC142597191 gene encoding histone H3, whose translation MARTKQTARKSTGGKAPRKQLATKAARKSAPATGGVKKPHRYRPGTVALREIRRYQKSTELLIRKLPFQRLVREIAQDFKTDLRFQSSAVMALQEASEAYLVGLFEDTNLCAIHAKRVTIMPKDIQLARRIRGERA comes from the coding sequence ATGGCGCGCACGAAGCAGACGGCGCGTAAGTCGACGGGCGGGAAGGCGCCCCGCAAGCAGCTGGCCACCAAGGCGGCCCGCAAGAGCGCGCCGGCCACGGGCGGCGTGAAGAAGCCGCACCGGTACCGGCCCGGCACGGTGGCGCTGCGCGAGATCCGGCGCTACCAGAAGTCGACGGAGCTGCTGATCCGCAAGCTGCCCTTCCAGCGGCTGGTGCGGGAGATCGCGCAGGACTTCAAGACCGACCTGCGCTTCCAGAGCTCGGCCGTGATGGCGCTGCAGGAGGCGAGCGAGGCCTACCTGGTGGGGCTCTTCGAGGACACCAACCTCTGCGCCATCCACGCCAAGCGCGTCACCATCATGCCCAAGGACATCCAGCTGGCCCGCCGCATCCGCGGCGAGCGCGCCTGA
- the LOC142597193 gene encoding histone H2B 1/2/3/4/6, whose amino-acid sequence MPEPAKSAPAPKKGSKKAVTKTQKKGDKKRKKSRKESYSIYVYKVLKQVHPDTGISSKAMGIMNSFVNDIFERIAGEASRLAHYNKRSTITSREIQTAVRLLLPGELAKHAVSEGTKAVTKYTSSK is encoded by the coding sequence ATGCCTGAGCCGGCCAAGTCCGCCCCCGCGCCCAAGAAGGGCTCCAAGAAGGCGGTGACGAAGACGCAGAAGAAGGGCGACAAGAAGCGCAAGAAGAGCCGCAAGGAGAGCTACTCGATCTACGTGTACAAGGTGCTGAAGCAGGTGCACCCCGACACGGGCATCTCGTCCAAGGCCATGGGCATCATGAACTCCTTCGTCAACGACATCTTCGAGCGCATCGCCGGCGAGGCCTCGCGCCTGGCGCACTACAACAAGCGCTCCACCATCACCTCGCGGGAGATCCAGACGGCCGTGCGGCTCCTGCTGCCCGGCGAGCTGGCCAAGCACGCCGTCTCCGAGGGCACCAAGGCTGTCACCAAGTACACCAGCTCCAAGTGA
- the LOC142597192 gene encoding histone H2A-IV, whose product MSGRGKQGGKARAKAKSRSSRAGLQFPVGRVHRLLRKGNYAERVGAGAPVYLAAVLEYLTAEILELAGNAARDNKKTRIIPRHLQLAIRNDEELNKLLGKVTIAQGGVLPNIQAVLLPKKTDSHKAKAK is encoded by the coding sequence ATGTCGGGCCGCGGGAAGCAGGGCGGGAAGGCGCGTGCCAAGGCCAAGTCGCGCTCGTCGCGGGCCGGGCTGCAGTTCCCCGTGGGCCGCGTGCACCGGCTGCTGCGCAAGGGCAACTACGCGGAGCGGGTGGGCGCCGGCGCCCCGGTGTACCTGGCGGCCGTGCTGGAGTACCTGACGGCCGAGATCCTGGAGCTGGCGGGCAACGCGGCCCGCGACAACAAGAAGACGCGCATCATCCCGCGCCACCTGCAGCTGGCCATCCGCAACGACGAGGAGCTCAACAAGCTGCTGGGCAAGGTGACCATCGCGCAGGGCGGCGTGCTGCCCAACATCCAGGCCGTGCTGCTGCCCAAGAAGACCGACAGCCACAAGGCTAAAGCCAAGTGA
- the LOC142597189 gene encoding histone H1.11L-like: MSETAPAPAAEAAPAAAAPAPAAAKAAAKKPKKAVGGSKARKPAGPSVTELITKAVSASKERKGLSLAALKKALAAGGYDVEKNNSRIKLGLKSLVSKGTLVQTKGTGASGSFRLSKKPGEVKEKAPKKRTAAAKPKKPAAKKPASAAKKPKKAVTAKKSPKKAKKPAAAAAKKAAKSPKKAPKAAKPKKAVAAAKSPAKAKAVKPKAAKPKTAKPKAAKAKKAAPKKK; encoded by the coding sequence ATGTCCGAGACCGCGCCTGCCCCGGCTGCTgaggcagcgcccgccgccgccgctccggcccccgccgccgccaagGCCGCCGCTAAAAAGCCGAAGAAGGCGGTGGGCGGCTCCAAAGCCCGCAAGCCGGCGGGCCCCAGCGTCACCGAGCTGATCACCAAGGCCGTGTCCGCCTCCAAGGAGCGCAAGGGGCTCTCCCTCGCCGCGCTCAAGAAGGCGCTAGCCGCCGGCGGCTACGATGTGGAGAAGAACAACAGCCGCATCAAGCTGGGGCTCAAGAGCCTGGTCAGCAAGGGCACCCTGGTGCAGACCAAGGGCACCGGCGCCTCCGGCTCCTTCCGCCTCAGCAAGAAGCCGGgagaagtgaaggaaaaagcTCCCAAGAAGCGGACGGCCGCGGCCAAGCCTAAGAAGCCGGCGGCCAAGAAGCCCGCCAGCGCTGCCAAGAAGCCCAAGAAGGCGGTGACAGCAAAGAAGAGCCCCAAGAAAGCGAAGAAGCCGGCGGCAGCCGCGGCCAAGAAAGCAGCCAAGAGCCCCAAGAAGGCGCCTAAGGCTGCCAAGCCCAAGAAGGCGGTGGCAGCAGCGAAGAGCCCGGCCAAGGCGAAGGCAGTGAAGCCCAAAGCTGCCAAGCCCAAAACAGCAAAGCCAAAAGCAGCCAAGGCGAAGAAGGCGGCGCCCAAGAAGAAGTAA
- the LOC104025389 gene encoding histone H2B 1/2/3/4/6, with amino-acid sequence MPEPAKSAPAPKKGSKKAVTKTQKKGDKKRKKSRKESYSIYVYKVLKQVHPDTGISSKAMGIMNSFVNDIFERIAGEASRLAHYNKRSTITSREIQTAVRLLLPGELAKHAVSEGTKAVTKYTSFQ; translated from the coding sequence ATGCCTGAGCCGGCCAAGTCCGCCCCCGCGCCCAAGAAGGGCTCCAAGAAGGCGGTGACGAAGACGCAGAAGAAGGGCGACAAGAAGCGCAAGAAGAGCCGCAAGGAGAGCTACTCGATCTACGTGTACAAGGTGCTGAAGCAGGTGCACCCCGACACGGGCATCTCGTCCAAGGCCATGGGCATCATGAACTCCTTCGTCAACGACATCTTCGAGCGCATCGCCGGCGAGGCCTCGCGCCTGGCGCACTACAACAAGCGCTCCACCATCACCTCGCGGGAGATCCAGACGGCCGTGCGGCTCCTGCTGCCCGGCGAGCTGGCCAAGCACGCCGTCTCCGAGGGCACCAAGGCGGTCACCAAGTACACCAGCTTCCAGTAA
- the LOC104023748 gene encoding histone H2B 1/2/3/4/6, protein MPEPAKSAPAPKKGSKKAVTKTQKKGDKKRKKSRKESYSIYVYKVLKQVHPDTGISSKAMGIMNSFVNDIFERIAGEASRLAHYNKRSTITSREIQTAVRLLLPGELAKHAVSEGTKAVTKYTSSK, encoded by the coding sequence ATGCCTGAGCCGGCCAAGTCCGCCCCCGCGCCCAAGAAGGGCTCCAAGAAGGCGGTGACGAAGACGCAGAAGAAGGGCGACAAGAAGCGCAAGAAGAGCCGCAAGGAGAGCTACTCGATCTACGTGTACAAGGTGCTGAAGCAGGTGCACCCCGACACGGGCATCTCGTCCAAGGCCATGGGCATCATGAACTCCTTCGTCAACGACATCTTCGAGCGCATCGCCGGCGAGGCCTCGCGCCTGGCACACTACAACAAGCGCTCCACCATCACCTCGCGGGAGATCCAGACGGCCGTGCGGCTCCTGCTGCCCGGCGAGCTGGCCAAGCACGCCGTCTCCGAGGGCACCAAGGCTGTTACAAAATACACCAGCTCTAAGTAA
- the LOC142594104 gene encoding histone H2A-IV, with translation MSGRGKQGGKARAKAKSRSSRAGLQFPVGRVHRLLRKGNYAERVGAGAPVYLAAVLEYLTAEILELAGNAARDNKKTRIIPRHLQLAIRNDEELNKLLGKVTIAQGGVLPNIQAVLLPKKTDSHKAKAK, from the coding sequence ATGTCGGGCCGCGGGAAGCAGGGCGGGAAGGCGCGTGCCAAGGCCAAGTCGCGCTCGTCGCGGGCCGGGCTGCAGTTCCCCGTGGGCCGCGTGCACCGGCTGCTGCGCAAGGGCAACTACGCGGAGCGGGTGGGCGCCGGCGCCCCGGTGTACCTGGCGGCCGTGCTGGAGTACCTGACGGCCGAGATCCTGGAGCTGGCGGGCAACGCGGCCCGCGACAACAAGAAGACGCGCATCATCCCGCGCCACCTGCAGCTGGCCATCCGCAACGACGAGGAGCTCAACAAGCTGCTGGGCAAGGTGACCATCGCGCAGGGCGGCGTGCTGCCCAACATCCAGGCCGTGCTGCTGCCCAAGAAGACCGACAGCCACAAGGCTAAAGCTAAGTGA
- the LOC104025797 gene encoding histone H2B 1/2/3/4/6, which yields MPEPAKSAPAPKKGSKKAVTKTQKKGDKKRKKSRKESYSIYVYKVLKQVHPDTGISSKAMGIMNSFVNDIFERIAGEASRLAHYNKRSTITSREIQTAVRLLLPGELAKHAVSEGTKAVTKYTSSK from the coding sequence ATGCCTGAGCCGGCCAAGTCCGCCCCCGCGCCCAAGAAGGGCTCCAAGAAGGCGGTGACGAAGACGCAGAAGAAGGGCGACAAGAAGCGCAAGAAGAGCCGCAAGGAGAGCTACTCGATCTACGTGTACAAGGTGCTGAAGCAGGTGCACCCCGACACGGGCATCTCGTCCAAGGCCATGGGCATCATGAACTCCTTCGTCAACGACATCTTCGAGCGCATCGCCGGCGAGGCCTCGCGCCTGGCGCACTACAACAAGCGCTCCACCATCACCTCGCGGGAGATCCAGACGGCCGTGCGGCTCCTGCTGCCCGGCGAGCTGGCCAAGCACGCCGTCTCCGAGGGCACCAAGGCGGTCACCAAGTACACCAGCTCCAAGTAG
- the LOC142597277 gene encoding histone H2A-IV, with product MSGRGKQGGKARAKAKSRSSRAGLQFPVGRVHRLLRKGNYAERVGAGAPVYLAAVLEYLTAEILELAGNAARDNKKTRIIPRHLQLAIRNDEELNKLLGKVTIAQGGVLPNIQAVLLPKKTDSHKAKAK from the coding sequence aTGTCGGGCCGCGGGAAGCAGGGCGGGAAGGCGCGTGCCAAGGCCAAGTCGCGCTCGTCGCGGGCCGGGCTGCAGTTCCCCGTGGGCCGCGTGCACCGGCTGCTGCGCAAGGGCAACTACGCGGAGCGGGTGGGCGCCGGCGCCCCGGTGTACCTGGCGGCCGTGCTGGAGTACCTGACGGCCGAGATCCTGGAGCTGGCGGGCAACGCGGCCCGCGACAACAAGAAGACGCGCATCATCCCGCGCCACCTGCAGCTGGCCATCCGCAACGACGAGGAGCTCAACAAGCTGCTGGGCAAGGTGACCATCGCGCAGGGCGGCGTGCTGCCCAACATCCAGGCCGTGCTGCTGCCCAAGAAGACCGACAGTCACAAGGCTAAAGCCAAGTGA
- the LOC142597275 gene encoding histone H1.03 → MSETAPAAAPDAPAPAAKAAAKKPKKAAGGSKARKPAGPSVTELITKAVSASKERKGLSLAALKKALAAGGYDVEKNNSRIKLGLKSLVSKGTLVQTKGTGASGSFRLNKKPGEVKEKAPKKRTAAAKPKKPAAKKPASAAKKPKKAAAVKKSPKKAKKPAATAAKKAAKSPKKAAKSGRPKKAAKSPAKAKAVKPKAAKPKAAKPKAAKAKKAAPKKK, encoded by the coding sequence ATGTCCGAGaccgctcccgccgccgcccccgatgcgcccgcgcccgccgccaAGGCCGCCGCCAAGAAGCCGAAGAAGGCGGCGGGCGGCTCCAAGGCCCGCAAGCCGGCGGGCCCCAGCGTCACCGAGCTGATCACCAAGGCCGTGTCCGCCTCCAAGGAGCGCAAGGGGCTCTCCCTCGCCGCGCTCAAGAAGGCGCTGGCCGCCGGCGGCTACGATGTGGAGAAGAACAACAGCCGCATCAAGCTGGGGCTCAAGAGCCTGGTCAGCAAGGGCACCCTGGTGCAGACCAAGGGCACCGGCGCCTCCGGCTCCTTCCGCCTCAACAAGAAGCCGGgagaagtgaaggaaaaagcCCCCAAGAAGCGGACGGCCGCGGCCAAGCCCAAGAAGCCGGCGGCCAAGAAGCCCGCCAGCGCTGCTAAGAAGCCCAAGAAAGCGGCAGCGGTGAAGAAGAGCCCCAAGAAAGCGAAGAAGCCGGCAGCCACCGCGGCCAAGAAAGCAGCCAAGAGCCCCAAGAAAGCCGCCAAGTCAGGCCGCCCCAAGAAAGCAGCGAAGAGCCCggccaaggcaaaggcagtgaAGCCTAAAGCAGCCAAGCCCAAGGCAGCCAAACCCAAAGCGGCCAAGGCGAAGAAGGCGGCGCCCAAAAAGAAGTAA